Proteins found in one Clostridium kluyveri DSM 555 genomic segment:
- a CDS encoding EamA family transporter translates to MKCSDSHYTSFITHNNYLLSNYFHQKIPTLQENLSVILAILGTFFIITKGNPHSESLKYIQPTETSILSSVEPLSAAFLSVIWLHVHFSVFQWLGTLCIIVAIIILFAVKNKDLVYE, encoded by the coding sequence TTGAAATGCAGCGACAGCCACTATACTTCATTTATCACCCATAATAATTACCTTTTATCTAACTATTTCCACCAAAAAATCCCAACACTGCAAGAAAACCTATCTGTCATACTAGCAATATTAGGTACATTTTTTATCATTACAAAAGGCAATCCTCACAGCGAAAGTTTAAAATATATACAGCCAACAGAAACAAGTATATTATCCTCTGTTGAACCTTTATCTGCAGCCTTTTTATCCGTGATATGGCTGCATGTTCATTTTAGTGTATTCCAATGGTTAGGAACACTATGTATTATAGTTGCAATTATAATTTTATTCGCTGTAAAAAATAAGGATCTGGTATATGAATAA
- a CDS encoding DUF6506 family protein, protein MKVNAAFIFVAPEVDYKIHRTVIDTPVLQLTVVGVKNYSEAETAAVELVSQGVKAIELCAGFGNEGIALVSKAVRGKASVGAVKFDHHPGFDFKSGDELFK, encoded by the coding sequence ATGAAAGTCAATGCTGCATTTATATTTGTTGCTCCAGAAGTTGATTATAAAATTCATAGAACAGTGATAGATACACCTGTTTTGCAGTTAACTGTAGTAGGAGTAAAGAACTATAGTGAAGCTGAAACAGCTGCAGTGGAACTGGTTTCTCAAGGTGTAAAGGCTATAGAACTTTGTGCAGGATTTGGAAATGAAGGTATAGCACTTGTGAGTAAGGCTGTAAGGGGAAAAGCATCTGTTGGCGCTGTAAAATTTGACCATCATCCTGGATTTGATTTTAAAAGTGGGGATGAACTCTTTAAGTAA
- a CDS encoding lactate utilization protein translates to MDKNIFWVNDKKIKRTIEALKKNNMNGFYVKDRQEFFSKIEQLVKKDSVVSCGGSATLEQTGILEYLRGGRYKFLDRAAEGVTPEQKKQIHRETFFADAFFTSVNALTEEGELFNVDGTGNRVAAMLFGPDKVIVVCGVNKIVKNLEEAIERNKRVSAPANARRLNCNTPCTTTGRCMDCSSKSRICNEYTLIRNQLDDSRIYVFIFNEDLGY, encoded by the coding sequence ATGGATAAAAATATTTTCTGGGTAAATGACAAAAAAATAAAAAGAACTATTGAGGCATTGAAAAAGAACAACATGAATGGGTTTTATGTGAAAGATAGACAGGAATTTTTCAGTAAAATAGAGCAGTTGGTGAAAAAAGATTCTGTGGTGAGTTGTGGAGGGTCTGCTACCTTAGAGCAAACCGGTATACTGGAATATCTAAGAGGTGGCAGGTATAAGTTTTTAGACAGGGCAGCAGAGGGTGTAACTCCAGAGCAAAAAAAGCAGATACACAGAGAAACTTTTTTTGCAGACGCATTTTTTACTAGTGTTAATGCCTTAACTGAAGAAGGAGAACTGTTTAACGTAGATGGTACAGGCAATAGAGTAGCAGCTATGCTCTTTGGGCCTGATAAGGTTATTGTAGTCTGTGGAGTAAATAAAATTGTAAAAAATCTAGAAGAAGCCATAGAGAGAAATAAGAGAGTGTCTGCTCCTGCCAATGCCAGGAGACTCAACTGCAATACCCCCTGTACTACTACAGGCCGTTGTATGGATTGCAGCAGCAAAAGTAGAATATGTAACGAGTATACTTTAATAAGGAACCAACTTGATGATTCGAGGATTTACGTATTTATATTTAATGAAGATTTAGGATATTAA
- a CDS encoding carbon-nitrogen hydrolase family protein codes for MAKNSIKSVRVAAVQTSPVIMNLDDTVEKTLTLIKKAGEMEASIVVFPEAFISAYPRGLSFGFVVGSRTMEGRKDWQRYYESSVAVPGDITDILGKAAQEADVYLSIGVVEKDSREINRTLYCTNLFFGPDGKLLGKHRKLKPTGTERCVWGEGDGSTLTVIDTPYGKMGSLICWENYMPLARAALYAKGVTIYVAPTADSREEWQCTMRHIALEGRCFVIGCNQYVEKSMYPTDLNYYYELQSQPEIMCPGGSCIVDPFGQYVIEPVYNKEDILVADLDLDKIVQSRIDFDVFGHYSRPDVFELIVHE; via the coding sequence ATGGCAAAAAATTCTATTAAATCAGTGAGAGTTGCAGCTGTTCAAACATCACCAGTTATTATGAACCTTGATGATACTGTTGAGAAAACTCTTACATTAATTAAGAAAGCAGGGGAAATGGAAGCTAGTATTGTAGTTTTTCCTGAGGCATTTATTTCTGCGTATCCAAGGGGACTTTCTTTTGGATTTGTTGTAGGAAGTAGAACTATGGAAGGACGTAAAGATTGGCAGCGTTACTATGAAAGTTCCGTAGCAGTTCCCGGAGATATTACAGATATTCTTGGAAAAGCAGCTCAGGAAGCAGATGTCTACTTATCTATTGGAGTTGTAGAAAAAGACAGCAGAGAAATAAACAGAACACTTTATTGTACAAACTTATTTTTTGGACCTGATGGAAAACTTTTGGGAAAACATAGAAAACTTAAACCAACTGGAACAGAACGTTGTGTGTGGGGTGAAGGGGATGGAAGTACTCTTACAGTAATTGATACACCTTATGGCAAAATGGGATCATTAATATGTTGGGAAAATTACATGCCTTTAGCCCGTGCGGCTTTGTATGCAAAGGGAGTGACAATCTATGTAGCACCTACGGCAGATTCAAGAGAAGAATGGCAGTGTACAATGAGACATATTGCTTTAGAAGGAAGATGCTTTGTAATTGGATGCAACCAATATGTGGAGAAAAGTATGTATCCAACAGATCTTAATTATTATTATGAATTGCAATCACAACCTGAAATTATGTGTCCTGGGGGAAGCTGTATAGTTGATCCTTTTGGACAATACGTAATTGAACCTGTTTATAATAAGGAGGACATACTTGTTGCAGATTTGGACTTAGATAAAATTGTTCAGAGCAGAATAGATTTTGATGTATTTGGTCATTATTCCAGGCCTGATGTATTTGAACTTATTGTACATGAATAA
- a CDS encoding NYN domain-containing protein, which produces MDKDKKIAVLIDADNVSEKYIKYIFDEISNHGTPTYKRIYGDWTKPQLASWKNVLLNYSISPIQQYGYTTGKNSTDAALIIDAMDILYSNNVDGFCIVSSDSDFTKLAARLREAGMFVIGMGEKKTPTPFISACEKFKYLEVLASMASKPAENTNNKESQKQEEPKVGMTSMDKLIEAIKTIITEISDEDGWAFLGEVGSTLNKRYPDFDTRNYGYSKLTPFVSSLKHFEIRSIRTSNPSISLKYIRNKD; this is translated from the coding sequence ATGGATAAAGATAAAAAAATTGCTGTTTTAATCGATGCTGATAATGTATCTGAAAAATATATAAAGTACATTTTTGATGAAATTTCAAATCATGGGACGCCAACTTATAAAAGGATTTACGGTGACTGGACCAAGCCTCAGTTAGCTTCATGGAAAAATGTATTGCTCAATTATTCCATTAGTCCAATACAACAATATGGTTATACTACAGGAAAAAATTCAACAGATGCCGCTCTTATAATTGATGCTATGGATATACTCTATTCAAATAATGTTGATGGGTTCTGCATCGTATCCAGCGATAGTGATTTTACTAAGCTGGCAGCACGCTTAAGAGAAGCGGGTATGTTTGTTATTGGCATGGGAGAGAAGAAAACCCCTACCCCTTTTATATCTGCCTGCGAAAAATTTAAATACCTTGAAGTATTGGCTTCAATGGCTTCAAAACCTGCTGAAAATACAAATAACAAAGAGTCCCAAAAACAGGAAGAACCAAAGGTGGGAATGACAAGTATGGATAAATTAATAGAAGCCATAAAAACTATTATCACCGAAATATCCGATGAAGATGGCTGGGCATTTTTAGGTGAAGTGGGCAGTACCCTTAATAAACGATATCCAGACTTCGATACCAGAAACTACGGTTACTCAAAACTTACTCCTTTTGTGTCTTCCTTAAAACATTTTGAAATTAGATCTATAAGGACCAGTAATCCAAGTATAAGTCTTAAATATATTAGAAATAAAGACTGA
- a CDS encoding alpha/beta fold hydrolase → MKNFLKLTFIGILILSFTTMPCKSASSIKQKYISYKKVKIYTEAYNYSPNKKEAIIFLHGLGGNHNHGEFLYDKSNPYMTITLDYLDHGNSGHIPLVSWNTQLDLIKEVLDSYGIKKVHLVGHSFGADTAMMFAKKYPDRVKDIVLLDRAYYNFKDLEQFNMTKNLSAILEYDPESGLSKDEQMQYINMFWDKDITKTWNINKNVLLVSADTKNFTGDPSTDTPSLAKIISMIKENPSEFGIDPSEAELLPDMTEDNVLDLVNFLKTKSDKFDHVNNKFSVVHTSYTHGEMVRDSNAMNEMRTYVMNYLKSKNHTIK, encoded by the coding sequence ATGAAAAATTTTCTTAAACTAACCTTTATTGGTATATTAATTTTAAGTTTCACAACAATGCCTTGTAAATCCGCCAGCAGCATTAAGCAAAAATATATAAGCTACAAAAAAGTAAAAATATATACTGAAGCCTATAATTACTCTCCAAATAAAAAAGAAGCAATTATATTCTTACATGGTCTGGGAGGTAATCACAATCATGGGGAATTTTTGTATGATAAAAGCAACCCTTATATGACAATAACTTTAGATTATCTAGATCATGGCAACAGTGGTCATATACCCCTGGTTTCATGGAATACTCAACTGGACTTAATAAAAGAAGTTTTAGATTCATACGGTATAAAAAAAGTACATCTGGTAGGGCATTCTTTTGGCGCAGATACGGCCATGATGTTTGCTAAAAAATATCCAGATAGAGTAAAAGATATAGTGCTGCTTGATAGAGCCTACTATAATTTCAAAGATCTTGAGCAATTTAATATGACAAAAAATCTTAGTGCTATTCTAGAATATGATCCAGAATCAGGTTTATCAAAAGATGAGCAGATGCAGTATATAAATATGTTCTGGGATAAGGATATAACCAAAACCTGGAATATAAATAAAAATGTACTGCTGGTTTCCGCAGATACAAAAAATTTCACAGGAGATCCTTCCACAGACACTCCCTCATTAGCAAAAATTATATCTATGATTAAAGAAAATCCATCGGAATTTGGGATAGATCCATCTGAAGCAGAATTGCTTCCAGATATGACAGAAGATAATGTATTAGACTTAGTTAACTTTTTAAAGACAAAATCTGATAAATTTGACCATGTAAATAATAAATTTAGTGTAGTACACACTTCCTACACCCATGGTGAAATGGTAAGGGATTCTAATGCCATGAATGAAATGAGAACTTACGTTATGAACTATCTCAAAAGTAAAAATCATACTATCAAGTGA
- a CDS encoding CidA/LrgA family protein, which translates to MKYLRQLMIILAMCFLGQLLERICPIPIPGIVIGLILLFLALCTGIIKIEMIEDISNVLLSHMSFLFIPAGVGLMISFNVLKGKWIIFMFIVVISTIIVWIVTAYVVILLRKVHLNE; encoded by the coding sequence ATGAAATATTTGAGGCAATTAATGATTATTTTAGCAATGTGCTTTTTAGGGCAGTTATTAGAGAGGATATGTCCTATACCTATTCCAGGTATTGTCATAGGGTTGATTTTACTTTTTTTAGCACTATGTACAGGTATAATTAAGATTGAAATGATAGAAGATATAAGTAATGTATTATTGTCACATATGTCTTTTTTATTTATTCCAGCAGGAGTAGGCCTGATGATATCATTTAATGTATTAAAAGGGAAATGGATAATTTTTATGTTTATAGTTGTTATTTCTACTATAATAGTTTGGATTGTGACTGCTTATGTAGTTATTCTCTTAAGAAAGGTGCATTTAAATGAATAA
- a CDS encoding helix-turn-helix domain-containing protein — protein sequence MEYRILKACELLLKSKDDSISNIAFQVGFNGTSYFGRVFKKYMKCTPSEYRSRYLKYYK from the coding sequence ATGGAATATAGAATTTTAAAAGCATGTGAATTGCTTTTAAAAAGTAAAGATGATTCTATTTCTAATATTGCTTTTCAGGTAGGTTTTAATGGGACAAGTTATTTTGGTAGGGTATTTAAAAAATATATGAAGTGTACTCCTTCTGAATATAGGAGCAGATACTTAAAATATTACAAATGA
- a CDS encoding Ger(x)C family spore germination protein: MNKFKVFLHIAVVIIFILCFLGTSGMLVENMEIPVGVGADIEKSSNNISYSIPLLVYSFENVNQVMSTTIIGSNGNLGQTIQNRQLKEGKKSTLGLNRVFLFSEETAMFGIKNFLDIWVKNQATNDRALCAVCKGKAEDIFKYKTKEYSNAAEYIEGMIKNLREYNFFSMQYTAMDLIVRVDAEGRNVLLPYIELKDNSIETTGLAIFRGDVMVGKADMNETRIINILKESRVRGILTLQKDSKHYINCYAYSKRKVKCYEEDGKYKFIIYLDIQGNMMSNELYSDLSSNPQLLKKYESDMRNYVEKKANEAIKNIKCKYKTDVLDLGKIAISKYGRGTGTDWDKVICDSEIQVNVKFKVNTEGRGDY; the protein is encoded by the coding sequence ATGAATAAATTCAAGGTTTTCTTGCATATTGCTGTAGTTATAATATTTATTTTGTGTTTTTTAGGCACAAGTGGAATGCTTGTAGAAAACATGGAAATACCAGTGGGAGTGGGAGCTGATATAGAAAAGAGTTCTAATAATATATCTTATAGTATACCTCTTTTAGTATATTCTTTTGAAAATGTAAATCAAGTAATGAGTACTACTATTATTGGAAGTAATGGCAATTTAGGACAGACAATTCAAAATAGACAATTAAAAGAGGGAAAAAAATCAACTTTAGGGCTTAATAGAGTATTTTTATTTAGTGAAGAAACTGCAATGTTCGGGATAAAAAATTTTTTAGATATATGGGTAAAGAATCAAGCTACAAATGACAGGGCGTTATGCGCAGTATGTAAAGGAAAAGCTGAAGACATATTCAAATATAAAACTAAAGAGTACTCTAATGCTGCGGAATATATTGAGGGAATGATAAAAAATCTGCGTGAATACAACTTTTTTTCTATGCAGTATACTGCTATGGATTTAATAGTTAGAGTGGATGCAGAGGGAAGAAATGTATTATTACCTTATATAGAGTTAAAGGATAATAGCATAGAAACTACGGGTCTTGCCATATTCAGAGGAGATGTTATGGTGGGAAAAGCGGATATGAATGAAACAAGGATAATTAATATTTTAAAGGAAAGCAGAGTTAGGGGAATATTAACATTACAAAAGGATTCAAAACATTATATAAATTGTTATGCATATTCAAAAAGAAAAGTTAAATGTTATGAAGAAGATGGAAAATATAAATTTATAATATATTTAGATATACAAGGGAACATGATGTCCAATGAATTATACAGCGATTTATCTTCAAATCCTCAGCTATTAAAAAAATATGAATCAGATATGAGAAATTATGTAGAAAAAAAAGCTAATGAAGCTATAAAAAATATTAAATGCAAGTATAAAACGGATGTTTTAGATTTGGGTAAAATTGCAATATCAAAATATGGAAGAGGTACCGGTACGGATTGGGATAAAGTGATATGCGATTCTGAAATACAGGTTAATGTGAAATTCAAGGTAAATACTGAAGGCAGGGGAGATTATTAA
- a CDS encoding recombinase family protein, with protein sequence MLKVAIYSRKSKFTGKGDSVENQIEMCKQYIMNHLEGDVDFLIYEDEGFSGSTINRPQFKKLIQDIKLKKINYLVCYRLDRISRNVSDFSSTLELLQNYNVSFISIKEQFDTSTPMGKAMIYIASVFAQLERETIAERVKDNMLELAKNGRWTGGKIPLGFTSKRKKYRDKSGLEREFSILEINKEEMDFVKFLYEKYLEVGSLHKLEVYMTENQIKSKNNILFEKSTLKIILQNPIYVKANAAVIEYLESNGWNIYGEADNIHSLLTYNKTRQVIRNGKRTKSLNPESERFASVSNITGALEPDLWLKVQSQFDRNKDTFPRLGKTHNALLTGKLKCGRCKEYMLVQHGRVSKLTGEKLFYYVCSLKRKSHKKFCDNKNAKAAELESLVLLSLKKLGNEQKEFMDRLKENYNSKLKDDSKSEKMLLDKALTEKKNQIDNLLNMLSKSKDIEDVMIDKIKSIKNECIEIEKRLTVLDDESKKDKVEKINLDLIENILCDCAVIDELPRVKQKQIINTLIDVIYWYGDKNNNGKVFIKFIGSDKDDFEEIELPDIDFSNTMLQFCSPSTRKTYDLLLPLR encoded by the coding sequence ATGCTAAAAGTAGCTATATACAGCAGAAAATCAAAGTTTACCGGCAAGGGGGATTCTGTAGAAAACCAAATAGAAATGTGTAAGCAGTATATTATGAATCATTTAGAGGGAGATGTCGATTTTTTAATTTATGAAGATGAAGGCTTTAGTGGTAGCACAATAAACAGGCCTCAATTTAAAAAGTTAATTCAAGATATAAAACTTAAAAAGATAAATTATTTAGTATGTTATAGGTTGGATCGTATCAGCAGAAATGTATCTGATTTTTCCTCTACTTTAGAATTATTGCAAAATTACAATGTAAGTTTCATAAGCATAAAAGAACAGTTTGATACAAGTACCCCAATGGGAAAGGCCATGATATATATTGCCAGTGTCTTTGCACAGCTAGAAAGAGAGACGATCGCAGAACGTGTAAAAGATAATATGCTTGAATTAGCTAAGAATGGTAGATGGACCGGAGGAAAAATACCTTTAGGATTTACCTCTAAAAGAAAAAAATACAGAGATAAATCTGGTTTAGAAAGAGAATTTTCTATTCTTGAAATAAATAAGGAGGAAATGGACTTCGTTAAATTTTTATATGAAAAATATTTAGAAGTTGGTAGCCTCCATAAGTTAGAAGTATATATGACTGAAAATCAAATAAAATCAAAAAATAATATTTTATTTGAAAAATCCACTTTAAAAATCATCCTCCAGAATCCTATATATGTAAAAGCTAATGCAGCAGTAATTGAATATTTGGAATCGAATGGATGGAACATTTATGGTGAAGCAGATAATATTCATTCCTTACTCACATACAATAAAACTAGACAAGTAATAAGAAATGGTAAGCGTACTAAATCCCTCAATCCCGAAAGCGAACGATTCGCTTCTGTAAGCAATATAACGGGAGCACTGGAACCTGACCTATGGTTAAAGGTTCAGAGTCAATTTGATAGAAATAAAGATACTTTTCCTAGATTAGGTAAAACCCATAATGCTTTATTGACTGGAAAATTAAAATGTGGCCGGTGTAAAGAATATATGCTAGTACAACATGGAAGAGTTTCTAAACTTACTGGAGAAAAACTCTTCTATTATGTGTGCTCACTAAAACGAAAATCACACAAAAAATTTTGCGATAATAAAAATGCTAAAGCTGCAGAACTTGAAAGTTTGGTATTATTAAGCTTAAAAAAGCTGGGCAATGAACAAAAAGAATTTATGGATAGGTTGAAAGAAAATTATAATTCTAAATTAAAAGATGATAGCAAAAGCGAAAAAATGTTACTAGATAAAGCTTTAACCGAAAAGAAAAATCAAATTGATAATCTACTAAATATGCTTTCAAAAAGTAAGGATATAGAAGATGTAATGATTGATAAAATTAAATCTATAAAAAATGAATGCATAGAAATCGAAAAGAGGCTAACTGTTCTTGATGATGAAAGCAAAAAGGATAAAGTGGAAAAAATCAACTTAGATTTAATAGAAAATATATTATGCGATTGTGCAGTAATAGATGAGCTCCCACGTGTCAAACAAAAACAGATTATTAATACATTGATAGATGTTATATACTGGTACGGAGACAAAAACAACAACGGAAAAGTATTTATAAAATTTATAGGTTCCGATAAAGATGATTTTGAAGAAATTGAATTACCTGATATAGATTTTTCCAATACTATGTTGCAGTTTTGTTCACCTAGCACACGTAAAACTTATGACCTCTTATTACCCCTTAGATAA
- the rbr gene encoding rubrerythrin, whose amino-acid sequence MASLKGTRTAENLMKAFAGESQARNRYTYYASIAKKEGYVQISNIFLETAENEREHAKRFFKFLNNDLQGQSVEINASYPVSLGDTKTVLKSAAAGENEEWSQLYPAFADVADEEGFYAIAVVFRKIAEVEKHHEERYLELLKNVENGTVFKKDEVVKWKCSNCGYIHEGSSAPEACPACAHPQAYFEIFTEKY is encoded by the coding sequence ATGGCATCTTTAAAAGGTACAAGAACCGCTGAAAACTTAATGAAAGCTTTTGCAGGAGAATCTCAAGCAAGAAACAGATATACTTATTATGCGTCTATTGCTAAGAAGGAAGGATATGTCCAAATTTCCAATATATTTTTAGAAACTGCGGAAAATGAAAGGGAACATGCAAAGAGATTTTTCAAATTTTTAAATAATGATCTACAAGGGCAATCTGTAGAAATAAATGCCTCTTATCCAGTTTCTCTGGGGGATACTAAAACCGTTTTAAAATCTGCTGCTGCAGGGGAAAATGAAGAGTGGTCCCAGCTTTATCCTGCATTTGCTGATGTAGCCGATGAAGAAGGATTTTATGCCATAGCAGTGGTTTTTAGAAAAATAGCTGAAGTTGAAAAACACCATGAAGAAAGATATTTAGAATTACTTAAAAATGTAGAAAATGGTACTGTATTTAAGAAAGATGAAGTAGTTAAATGGAAGTGTTCTAACTGTGGATATATTCACGAAGGAAGTTCAGCACCAGAAGCTTGTCCTGCCTGTGCACATCCTCAAGCATATTTCGAGATATTTACAGAAAAATATTAA
- a CDS encoding LrgB family protein, with the protein MNNLINTGVFGILISLIAYEIGMYINKKTNISIFNPLLIAIALIMFFLTSFHIKYESFNIGGDIISFFLYPATVALAVPLYKEFSLFKKNVIPIFTGILCGCIMGIVCIIAFSKFFKLSNVLIQSLIPKSITTPIGMALSKQLGGVPSITVIAIIMTGILGSVVGPFLFKILKIKDKVAFGVAMGTSSHAIGTAKTMEIGEIEGAMSGLAMAISGIVTVLIAPVLWKIALMILK; encoded by the coding sequence ATGAATAATTTAATTAACACTGGGGTATTTGGAATATTAATATCATTGATTGCTTATGAAATAGGGATGTACATAAATAAAAAGACCAATATTTCTATTTTTAATCCATTATTAATTGCAATAGCTTTAATAATGTTTTTTTTAACAAGCTTTCATATAAAATATGAAAGTTTTAATATTGGAGGTGATATAATATCATTTTTTTTATATCCTGCTACAGTGGCACTGGCAGTGCCTTTGTATAAAGAATTTTCTTTATTTAAGAAAAATGTTATACCTATTTTTACAGGCATATTGTGCGGCTGTATTATGGGAATTGTGTGTATTATTGCGTTTTCAAAATTTTTCAAGTTATCTAACGTACTCATACAGTCTTTAATACCTAAATCTATAACTACTCCTATTGGAATGGCTTTGTCAAAACAGCTGGGAGGAGTGCCTTCTATTACAGTTATTGCTATTATAATGACGGGAATATTAGGTTCAGTTGTAGGACCCTTTTTATTTAAGATTTTAAAAATCAAAGATAAGGTTGCCTTTGGAGTTGCTATGGGTACTTCTTCTCATGCTATTGGTACAGCTAAAACTATGGAAATAGGAGAAATTGAAGGAGCCATGAGTGGACTAGCTATGGCTATTTCAGGAATTGTCACTGTTCTTATAGCACCTGTTTTATGGAAGATAGCTCTTATGATTTTGAAATGA
- a CDS encoding GtrA family protein, with protein MTIIKNIYNTFVNSKKFRHITKFSCVGGLNTIIDFILFCILNSLFGVNYIISQIVSYGGGTLNSYILNKFWTFKDTEVKKKTLKEIIQFIAVNSASLSISLIGLSILMDNSFNSLLAKIISMVLAQGVNFLGYRFWVFGRFINSVHTTKKAA; from the coding sequence ATGACTATTATTAAAAATATCTATAATACCTTTGTGAATAGTAAAAAATTTAGACATATTACAAAATTCAGTTGTGTAGGCGGTTTAAACACTATAATTGATTTTATACTGTTTTGTATATTAAATAGTCTGTTTGGTGTCAACTATATTATAAGTCAGATAGTTTCCTATGGTGGCGGTACCTTAAACAGCTACATTCTAAATAAATTCTGGACTTTTAAGGATACAGAAGTAAAAAAGAAAACACTAAAGGAAATTATTCAATTCATTGCAGTTAACTCTGCCTCTTTGAGTATCAGCTTAATAGGATTAAGTATATTAATGGATAATTCTTTCAATTCTCTCTTAGCAAAAATTATTTCTATGGTATTAGCTCAAGGGGTTAACTTTTTAGGATATAGATTTTGGGTTTTTGGCAGATTTATAAATTCAGTGCATACTACTAAAAAGGCAGCATAA
- a CDS encoding FAD-dependent oxidoreductase, which produces MTSYYPLDKLRKIPGLENAKFIDPYSGGKGNSIRYLSVAPVSDDLKVNNVENLFCAGEKSGLFVGHTEAICTGSLAGHNAVRCALEMPTLILPKDTVIGDIIGYANYKIRTKEGRKNRYTFAGSEYFERMKKTGLYTINSVDIKNRISALGLLNIFNKSLI; this is translated from the coding sequence ATGACCTCTTATTACCCCTTAGATAAATTAAGAAAAATACCTGGTTTAGAAAATGCCAAATTTATAGATCCTTATTCTGGAGGTAAAGGAAATTCTATACGATATTTATCTGTGGCACCAGTTTCTGATGACTTAAAAGTAAACAACGTAGAAAATCTATTTTGTGCAGGAGAAAAAAGTGGATTATTTGTAGGTCATACTGAAGCTATTTGTACAGGTTCTCTTGCAGGACATAATGCTGTAAGATGTGCACTTGAAATGCCTACTTTAATCCTTCCAAAAGACACAGTCATAGGGGATATAATAGGCTATGCAAATTATAAAATACGTACTAAGGAAGGACGAAAAAACAGGTATACTTTTGCCGGTTCGGAATATTTTGAGAGAATGAAAAAAACAGGATTATATACCATAAATTCAGTAGATATTAAAAATAGAATATCTGCCCTTGGTTTATTAAATATATTTAATAAGAGTCTAATTTAA